The proteins below come from a single Danaus plexippus chromosome 9 unlocalized genomic scaffold, MEX_DaPlex mxdp_24, whole genome shotgun sequence genomic window:
- the LOC116767331 gene encoding A-kinase anchor protein 1, mitochondrial isoform X2: MAPCRQLLLWSVPSIAVLLGIFWFKKKREFARSDPGGREKIKSLKEELAEALNAEAELLKTSPLGKVEHSLVKSLPIDIIPNGSGSQRSSPIELTDEEVDLEIEKIIKKKSLEIEKRLSLHTENKMEEIRLRDATISKQDCQSKLGSSFKTELNCIRNNPNLQLDDIQKIDENDDSSTGSDTNSQVDSIKLDATASENIVTEETTESDNEDQNDDNDDETEKTNEAPGSDNSYSAPQNRRISERDSANHSPVDPMLASPSMCHFSDNHSEGSSDSGKGCSEAASPPPTNINIVSAEAGLRIHQFIIPQTLVGLLIGKCGSFVTKIKAKTGATVYVRRHPDLVKQKICAVEGTQSEIEAALEMIKEKFPESRFPHFSIQEISAELYQRLTPVVPEFLQLVESVNNDTILTCLVSAGHFFLQQPLHPTFPSLHALHRLMAATYQSPDVPALPKPVQEGSICAAPTENNWYRAQIISTSEENDTSVVKLVDFGGYLTVDNDQLKQIRSDFMTLPFQATEALLAFVKPANSESEWSGEALRIMAGLTAGQLLHAQVAGYDERGLPLVHLYLTLSPQQVIFLNRELVDRGLAEWDLPADS, from the exons ATGGCACCTTGTCGTCAGCTACTCTTATGGTCAGTTCCATCAATAGCAGTCTTACTTGGTATCTTCTGGTTCAAGAAAAAGAGAGAGTTTGCAAGATCTGACCCAGGGGgaagagaaaaaataaaaagtttaaaagaagAACTTGCTGAGGCCCTTAATGCTGAagcagaattattaaaaacctcTCCTCTAGGAAAAGTGGAGCATTCGTTAGTCAAGTCCTTACCTATTGACATAATCCCAAATGGAAGTGGTTCCCAGAGGTCTTCTCCCATAGAATTGACTGACGAAGAAGTTGATCTTGAGATAGAAAAGATTATCAAGAAAAAATCTCTTGAAATAGAGAAAAGATTGTCATTACACACTGAGAATAAGATGGAAGAAATTCGTCTGAGAGATGCTACCATTTCTAAACAAGATTGTCAATCCAAATTAGGTTCTTCTTTTAAAACTGAATTGAATTGCATTAGAAACAATCCTAACTTACAATTAGatgatattcaaaaaattGATGAGAATGATGACTCATCAACTGGGTCGGATACAAATTCTCAAGTAGATAGTATAAAATTAGATGCAACGGCATCTGAGAATATTGTGACTGAAGAGACCACTGAAAGTGATAATGAAGATCAAAATGATGACAATGATGATGAAACGGAAAAAACAAATGAGGCTCCCGGCAGCGATAACAGTTATTCAGCTCCACAGAATAGGCGGATTTCAGAACGAGATTCTGCGAACCACAGTCCTGTGGACCCAATGTTAGCGAGCCCATCAATGTGTCACTTCTCAGATAACCATAGTGAA GGATCAAGTGATAGTGGTAAAGGTTGTTCAGAGGCTGCCAGTCCGCCTCCAACTAATATTAACATAGTCTCTGCTGAGGCGGGTTTAAGAATACATCAGTTTATTATACCACAGACATTAGTTGGTCTATTAATAGGAAAATGTGGATCATTTGTGACTAAAATAAAGGCAAAGACTGGAGCAACAGTATATGTGAGAAGGCATCCAGATttagttaaacaaaaaatttgtgCAGTTGAAG GAACTCAGAGTGAAATAGAGGCAGCTTTAGAaatgataaaagaaaaattcccCGAAAGTAGGTTCCCCCACTTTTCAATTCAAGAAATTAGTGCAGAATTATATCAAAGACTGACTCCTGTAGTGCCAGAATTCCTTCAA CTGGTGGAGTCGGTGAACAACGACACTATCTTGACGTGTCTGGTGAGCGCTGGTCACTTCTTCCTGCAGCAACCACTACATCCAACCTTCCCGTCGCTCCACGCGCTTCACCGCCTCATGGCCGCCACTTATCAGAGCCCGGATGTACCAGCACTGCCAAAACCGGTCCAAG aGGGTTCGATCTGTGCCGCTCCGACGGAGAACAACTGGTACAGAGCTCAGATAATATCCACATCTGAAGAGAATGACACGTCCGTTGTTAAATTGGTCGACTTTGGTGGCTACCTCACAGTTGACAATGACCAGCTTAAGCAGATCCGCTCGGACTTCATGACGCTGCCTTTCCAAGCCACCGAAGCACTGCTAGCATTTGTAAAACCCGCCAATAGCG AGAGCGAATGGAGTGGTGAGGCTCTTCGTATAATGGCTGGTCTGACGGCGGGTCAACTCCTCCACGCACAGGTCGCCGGCTACGACGAGCGAGGACTGCCGCTAGTACATCTTTATCTAACACTTAGCCCACAg CAAGTTATATTCCTAAACCGCGAGCTGGTGGACCGCGGGCTGGCGGAGTGGGACCTGCCGGCGGATTCGTGA
- the LOC116767331 gene encoding A-kinase anchor protein 1, mitochondrial isoform X1 yields MAPCRQLLLWSVPSIAVLLGIFWFKKKREFARSDPGGREKIKSLKEELAEALNAEAELLKTSPLGKVEHSLVKSLPIDIIPNGSGSQRSSPIELTDEEVDLEIEKIIKKKSLEIEKRLSLHTENKMEEIRLRDATISKQDCQSKLGSSFKTELNCIRNNPNLQLDDIQKIDENDDSSTGSDTNSQVDSIKLDATASENIVTEETTESDNEDQNDDNDDETEKTNEAPGSDNSYSAPQNRRISERDSANHSPVDPMLASPSMCHFSDNHSEGSSDSGKGCSEAASPPPTNINIVSAEAGLRIHQFIIPQTLVGLLIGKCGSFVTKIKAKTGATVYVRRHPDLVKQKICAVEGTQSEIEAALEMIKEKFPESRFPHFSIQEISAELYQRLTPVVPEFLQLQLVESVNNDTILTCLVSAGHFFLQQPLHPTFPSLHALHRLMAATYQSPDVPALPKPVQEGSICAAPTENNWYRAQIISTSEENDTSVVKLVDFGGYLTVDNDQLKQIRSDFMTLPFQATEALLAFVKPANSESEWSGEALRIMAGLTAGQLLHAQVAGYDERGLPLVHLYLTLSPQQVIFLNRELVDRGLAEWDLPADS; encoded by the exons ATGGCACCTTGTCGTCAGCTACTCTTATGGTCAGTTCCATCAATAGCAGTCTTACTTGGTATCTTCTGGTTCAAGAAAAAGAGAGAGTTTGCAAGATCTGACCCAGGGGgaagagaaaaaataaaaagtttaaaagaagAACTTGCTGAGGCCCTTAATGCTGAagcagaattattaaaaacctcTCCTCTAGGAAAAGTGGAGCATTCGTTAGTCAAGTCCTTACCTATTGACATAATCCCAAATGGAAGTGGTTCCCAGAGGTCTTCTCCCATAGAATTGACTGACGAAGAAGTTGATCTTGAGATAGAAAAGATTATCAAGAAAAAATCTCTTGAAATAGAGAAAAGATTGTCATTACACACTGAGAATAAGATGGAAGAAATTCGTCTGAGAGATGCTACCATTTCTAAACAAGATTGTCAATCCAAATTAGGTTCTTCTTTTAAAACTGAATTGAATTGCATTAGAAACAATCCTAACTTACAATTAGatgatattcaaaaaattGATGAGAATGATGACTCATCAACTGGGTCGGATACAAATTCTCAAGTAGATAGTATAAAATTAGATGCAACGGCATCTGAGAATATTGTGACTGAAGAGACCACTGAAAGTGATAATGAAGATCAAAATGATGACAATGATGATGAAACGGAAAAAACAAATGAGGCTCCCGGCAGCGATAACAGTTATTCAGCTCCACAGAATAGGCGGATTTCAGAACGAGATTCTGCGAACCACAGTCCTGTGGACCCAATGTTAGCGAGCCCATCAATGTGTCACTTCTCAGATAACCATAGTGAA GGATCAAGTGATAGTGGTAAAGGTTGTTCAGAGGCTGCCAGTCCGCCTCCAACTAATATTAACATAGTCTCTGCTGAGGCGGGTTTAAGAATACATCAGTTTATTATACCACAGACATTAGTTGGTCTATTAATAGGAAAATGTGGATCATTTGTGACTAAAATAAAGGCAAAGACTGGAGCAACAGTATATGTGAGAAGGCATCCAGATttagttaaacaaaaaatttgtgCAGTTGAAG GAACTCAGAGTGAAATAGAGGCAGCTTTAGAaatgataaaagaaaaattcccCGAAAGTAGGTTCCCCCACTTTTCAATTCAAGAAATTAGTGCAGAATTATATCAAAGACTGACTCCTGTAGTGCCAGAATTCCTTCAA TTGCAGCTGGTGGAGTCGGTGAACAACGACACTATCTTGACGTGTCTGGTGAGCGCTGGTCACTTCTTCCTGCAGCAACCACTACATCCAACCTTCCCGTCGCTCCACGCGCTTCACCGCCTCATGGCCGCCACTTATCAGAGCCCGGATGTACCAGCACTGCCAAAACCGGTCCAAG aGGGTTCGATCTGTGCCGCTCCGACGGAGAACAACTGGTACAGAGCTCAGATAATATCCACATCTGAAGAGAATGACACGTCCGTTGTTAAATTGGTCGACTTTGGTGGCTACCTCACAGTTGACAATGACCAGCTTAAGCAGATCCGCTCGGACTTCATGACGCTGCCTTTCCAAGCCACCGAAGCACTGCTAGCATTTGTAAAACCCGCCAATAGCG AGAGCGAATGGAGTGGTGAGGCTCTTCGTATAATGGCTGGTCTGACGGCGGGTCAACTCCTCCACGCACAGGTCGCCGGCTACGACGAGCGAGGACTGCCGCTAGTACATCTTTATCTAACACTTAGCCCACAg CAAGTTATATTCCTAAACCGCGAGCTGGTGGACCGCGGGCTGGCGGAGTGGGACCTGCCGGCGGATTCGTGA